A single region of the Salvia miltiorrhiza cultivar Shanhuang (shh) chromosome 8, IMPLAD_Smil_shh, whole genome shotgun sequence genome encodes:
- the LOC131001459 gene encoding serine/threonine-protein kinase SAPK2: MERYDILKDLGSGNFGVAKLVKDKWSGELYAVKYIERGKKIDEHVQREIMNHRSLRHPNIIRFKEVLLTPTHLAIVMEYAAGGELFERICNAGRFSEDEARFFFQQLISGVSYCHSMQICHRDLKLENTLLDGSPAPRLKICDFGYSKSAVLHSQPKSTVGTPAYIAPEVLSRKEYDGKIADVWSCGVTLYVMLVGAYPFEDPDDPRNFKKTINRILSVHYSIPDYVRVSKECKHLLSRIFVADPQKRISIPEIKKHPWFLQNLPIEFMEGDEASLEMRNADDYSTQSIEEALAAIQEARRASDDPKTGCPMLQGSMDLDDIDTDEDIDEVETSGDFVCAL, encoded by the exons ATGGAAAGATACGATATTTTGAAAGATTTGGGATCTGGGAATTTTGGTGTGGCCAAGCTTGTGAAGGATAAATGGAGCGGTGAGCTCTATGCAGTTAAGTACATTGAGAGAGGCAAAAAG ATTGATGAGCATGTTCAGAGGGAAATCATGAATCATAGGTCACTCAGACACCCCAATATTATCAGATTCAAAGAG GTGTTGCTTACCCCAACTCATCTAGCCATAGTAATGGAATATGCAGCCGGCGGAGAGCTCTTTGAGCGAATATGCAATGCTGGGAGATTTAGTGAAGATGAG GCAAGATTTTTCTTTCAACAGCTGATTTCTGGAGTCAGTTATTGCCATTCCATG CAAATTTGCCATAGAGATCTTAAGCTTGAAAACACATTGTTAGATGGGAGCCCTGCGCCCCGCCTCAAGATATGTGACTTCGGTTATTCTAAG TCAGCTGTGTTGCATTCTCAACCTAAGTCGACTGTGGGAACTCCGGCCTATATCGCACCGGAGGTGTTATCGAGGAAAGAATACGACGGCAAG ATTGCAGATGTTTGGTCATGTGGGGTTACACTATATGTGATGCTAGTTGGTGCGTATCCATTTGAAGATCCTGATGATCCAAGAAATTTCAAGAAAACAATCAAC AGAATACTCAGCGTCCACTACTCCATCCCCGACTACGTTAGAGTCTCCAAAGAATGCAAACATCTTTTATCTCGAATATTTGTTGCCGACCCTCAAAAG AGAATAAGCATTCCAGAAATTAAGAAGCATCCTTGGTTTCTACAGAACCTTCCAATAGAATTCATGGAAGGAGATGAAGCTAGTTTGGAGATGAGAAACGCAGACGACTACTCTACTCAAAGTATTGAAGAGGCATTGGCTGCCATACAAGAAGCTAGAAGAGCATCGGACGACCCTAAAACGGGTTGTCCGATGCTCCAAGGAAGCATGGATCTTGATGACATCGATACGGACGAAGATATAGATGAGGTCGAGACAAGTGGGGATTTTGTTTGTGCGCTATGA